The genomic interval CACGTTTGCAGGATAAACGCGTGGGATTTTTCTCCGTTTCGCACAGGGACTTTGACGCGCATCCGCAAGGGGTGACCAACGCTACCTATGCTATCCGCTGGCGACTGGAACCTAAACCGGAAGACGTGGAGAAATATAAGAGAGGTGAACTGGTAGAGCCGGTGAAGCCGATCGTGTTCTATATTGATCCTGTAACACCTAAGAAATGGGTACCTTACCTGATACAGGGTGTAAACGATTGGAAAGTAGCCTTTGAAAGGGCCGGCTTCAAAAACGCTATTTATGCCAGGGAAGCACCTTCCCGAGAGGAAGACAGCACCTGGAGCCTGGAAGATGCCAGACATTCTGCTATCGTGTACCGCCCTTCCATTATTGCGAATGCTATGGGCCCCAGCGTAACTGACCCCCGTTCGGGAGAGATCCTGGAAAGCCATGTGTTCTGGTACCATAACGTAATGTCACTCTTACAGAAATGGTATTTTGTACAGTGTGCAGCTGTAGATACCGGCGCGAGAAAACTGGTGTTGGATGATAAGCTGATGGGAGAACTGATCCGTTTCGTGTCTTCCCATGAAGTGGGTCATGCATTGGGCCTGGCGCACAATTTTGGTTCCAGCTCCACCGTGCCGGTAGAGAACCTGCGTAATAAAGCCTGGGTGGAAAAGTATGGTCATACGCCCTCCATTATGGACTATGCCCGTTTCAACTACGTTGCACAGCCCGAAGACAATATCAGCCGTGCCGGTCTCTTCCCCCGTATCAATGACTATGATAAATGGGCTATCGAATGGGGCTACAAATGGCGCCCTGACTTCAAAGATGAATGGGAGGAACAGAAAGCGCTGACCGCTATTGTAACGGATAGCCTGAAAAATAAGAGACTCTGGTTCGGCAATGAAATGGAGCCGCTGGATCCTCGCAGCCAGAATGAAGATCTGGGCGACGATGCTGTGAAGGCGAGTACCTATGGTATCATGAACCTGAAACGTATTATTAAGCACCTGGGTGAATGGACGAATGAACCGGAGAAGGATGCCACGAATATGCGGGAGATGCTGTCTACCCTGTTCAACCAGTATGCCACCTATGTAGGGCATGTCATGAAGATCGTCGGCGGACAATATCACTACGAGAAGATCGGCAGTCAACCGGGACCCGTATACGAAGCAGTAGACTACAAACGTCAGAAAGAGGCGATGACGTTCCTGGATAAAGAGTTCTTTACTATCCCAGAATGGCTGAATGAGAAATCGCTGATGGAGAGAATACCGGACAAATTTGGTATCGACCTGACGGATATGTACCGCAGCGCCATGAACGGTATGCTGAACCGCATGCGTTTAACGGCCATGCTGGCTGCACAGTACGACGATAAGGTTGCGAACACGTATACAGTAGAGGAACTGCTGCAGGACATGGACAAGAGCATCTTTAAGGAACTGTATGCAGGAAAGAGCATAAGCTTCTACAGGCGTAACCTCCAGAAGATCTATATCAATAAACTGCTGGATATGGTTTATCCGAATGATGATAACGAGCTGATGTTCTCTGCCATGAATCAGATGTATACATATTACCAGACAGACATGAGTGATGCCCTGAAAGCAGCGCTTATGAAAGCGCAGCAGCTGATTGCCAGGTATCAGGCAGATCCCCGCCTGGATAAAGAAAGCCAGCGGCACCTGAAAGAACTGAATATCAAGATCAGGAAAATGGGTGAGAAAGACTTGCGGTATTAATCGCACAACCAACCATTGACAGGGCGTCTCATGATGAATGAGGCGCCTTTTTTGGTTAAGTATATTTCAGGATATACATCAAAGTATCTATATTGCCGGTATTATACCCTGATACCCATGACCCGAAGGCAAAAAATTATCCTTATTCTGTTGCTGCCATTTCTGGTAGTCACCATTCTCCGTGAAACAGGCAGTTTAAGTTTGAATTTATACAATAGCCGTGCGACATCCACGACCAGCACCACATGGTCGGATTTTACCGGTATTGTAAAAATATCTGTGCAGGACCTGAAGAACATGACCTGCGTTGCGGACGATGGCCTTAAAGGAAAACCGTTGCTGGTCTACTGCCTGGGGCAGAAATATGGAGAGCAGGGAACAAAGGAATGTCCGCCGGTGGCGGTGTTTATTCATCGTATTGATCATGGCCCCTTGTGGACACCCCTGTACAAAAGTGCAAGGTTCCATTTAGTAGTGCCTGTCACCCGTTCACTCAGTGCCTACAGGCAGGATGGTGACAGTATACAATTGTACAACTATCAGCTCAGTGGCGTAATTACCCTGAACGGAGAGCTTACTGTTATTGGTCTGTGCTCTTACCGGCAGGCTGAAAGTTTGCTGGCCAGTAATGTGATGGTCAGCGTATATAACATTATGCGGGCCAAACTGGACGCTACGAAGTAAGACAGGGCCTCCTGCCTTACTCTGTTCTCAAACTCTTTAACGGACTGGATATAGCGGCTTTTACTGACTGATGGGCGATGGTTATTGCAGCGATGAACACAGAAATAAGAATAGCCACGATAAAGATGCCTGCACTGAGCGAAATATGATAAGCAAAATTGCCCAGCCAGTTGTACATCAGGTAATATGACAGCGGCGTTGCTACCAGGAAGGCCAGCGCTATCAGTAGTATGAATTCCTTACCGAACAACACAATGACGTCGGGAATAGAGGCACCCAATACTTTTCTGATCCCGATTTCTTTGTGACGTTGAACGGCGGCAAAAGCTACCAGGCCGTATAACCCCAGGCAGCCGATGATAATGGCCAGTCCGGAGAATAGTCTGTATGCCGTATACAGTTTCTGTTCCTGCTTGTACATAGCGGCTATATGATCGTCCAGGAACTCGTACGCAAAGAGATCATCAGGGAAGAGGGCTGACCAGTCTTTTTCTATGCGGGCGATGGTAGCAGGCATATGCTGCGGATACAACCTGACACTAACTGTATTAAAAGCACGTGGATTGTTAAACAGGATACAAGGTCTTTTTTCCTTGTGTTTTGATTCACTCTGGAAGTCCTGCATGACGCCCTTGATCTCCAGTTTCCGCTGGCCCTGCATGATGTTGAGGCCAATGGCATCTTCCATTTTTTTAATGCCCAGTTTGCGGATCAATGCCTCGTTAACGACTACCCGGGGAATGGAGTCTTTAACTGTTGTAGCTATAATGCCTTCACCCGCCAGCATTTTCATGTCGAACATCTTCATGAAATTTTCATCCACGAATTTTATCTCCACTACGTCGTCTTTTGTAATACCTCTTTCCGGGCAGGAGAAAGGCCCAAAGCTTTGATTATAAGACGGTGCACCGGTGGAGAAAGACATTTCTCTGATACCGGTATTGTCCTTTAATTGTTGGGCCAGTACTTCCCGTTTTGCCCCGTTGGGAATAACAAAGGAAATCACTGCTTCCTTATTGAAGCCAAGATCCTGGTTCCGGAAGAAGTCCATTTGTTTGGCTACTACCAGTGTGCCGATGATCAGCACCTGCGATACCAGGAACTGGACGAAGACCAGTGATTTGCGAAGGGTTAAGCCACGGGATGATTGACCGGTTGTGCTTTTCAGACTGAGCGCAGGCTGAAAGGACGATTGCACGAAAGCAGGGTACAGACCTGCCAGTAAGATAATAACAAAGGTCAGGGCAGCCAGCAGCGTATAGATCAAGGGTTGATTCAACTGCTCTATGCCGATGCGCACGTCTAACCAGGATGCCACCTGTGGTAATGCCAGGTGTGCGATGCCAAGTCCCAGCGCCACCGTAATGAGGACCAGTACGCTGGTTTCGCCGAGGAACTGGCGTATGAGTTGAAAGCGGTGTGCCCCCAGTACTTTTCTGACACTGGTCTCTCTCGCACGTTTCATGGCCTGTGCGGTGGCCAGGTTAATGAAGTTGATACAGGCAGTAACAATGATAAAGATCGCAATGGCGATCAGTGCTCTGTAGGTATTGCGCGATGAAGTGGCGCTCTGTATATAGCGCTGATCGAAATGCACCTCTTTCAGTGGTTGCATCAGTAGCTTTGCTTCCGCCGCAATCTGGGCGCCCCAGTGCTGCCTGATGAAATCCTGTGTACGGCTTTCGATGTTCTTAATATCATAGTGAGGAGGAACGACGATAAATGTATTGCCGCCCACAATGGCATAGAACTCGCTCATGGCGTCCTTCATCTCCTTTTCAATGGTAGCAAAGGATACAAGGAAGCCAAAGGTCATACCTGTGTTCGGAGGAAGGTCCCTGATAATCCCGGTTACCGTCACCAGGTAGTTGTTGTCGAGCTGGAAAGTTTTGCCAATCGGGTCCTGGTTGCCGAAATACCTGCGCGCCACACTTTCGGTCAGTACGGCGGTATTGGGAGCAGACAACGCAGTGTGCGGATTGCCGGACAACCATTCATAATCAAAGATGTTCGTAAACGAACCATCCGCAAAGGCATATTCATGCTCCATGTAACGGGTGTTGTCCACTTTTACCAGACCATCGGAACGATGCCAGTACTGGGAAACGCTTTCCAGTTCCGGAAAGGCTGTCCGCATAGCCGGCGCCACCGCCAGGGACACGCTGGGGTTGAAGTCCAGGGCATTCATTGTAACGCGATAGGTCCTGTCGGCCTTGCGGTGATAGGTGTCGAAGGTCAGTTCATTTTTCGTGATCAGAAATATAATGAGACAGGAGGCAATACTTAAGGTAAGCCCAATGATATTCAATGTGGCATAGTTAAGATTGCGCTTCAGATGCCTGATGGCGAGAATGAAATAGTTCCTGAACATATAAGGTTACGTTTGAGTGGCAGATGTCAGGATGGGATGCAAAGCCAATGCCACCCTGCAATGGGTTTATAGTCAATGGATTGTATGTTCATGTTACCATTTGATTGTTCGCTTTCAGCATAGTATCCGTCCGTTTCCGGACGCTTTTATCAGCTTGTGGTACACAGGATGTCCTTATCCCACAAAAAGAAGGCAATACGGACAGCCTGTTCGAATGGTAATAACCGGCTCCATTCCTGTACGATACTGCCAAAAGTGGCGTCTTTGCTGGCAGCTGACAGCAATGGTGAGATCTCTACTGTGTCCAGGTAGGCCATTTCCCGTTCCAGGTTAGGGTGCTGGATGGCGGTGCGCAGTTGCAGGACCTCGTCAATCACGCAGGGTGTTTCTTTGAATACCAGGGCTGACGAGAGGCGGACCTGTTCATGCCACAGGCGTTGCAGTTCCTGTTGTACATTGATCAGGCGCTCAGGCCCTTTTTCTTTTGGCGGGGTAAATTTATCCTTCAACTTCAGAAAGAATGCCGTCGGAGAAGGAGACTGTTCAATGAAGGGCGCAGATCTTTCCCTCCAGAACGCATGTTGCTGTCCCGGCCAGGCCTGTGCATAGTAGCCGCTGGTCCAGTGTGTATGACTGCTGACGGATTCGATCATGCGGTCTTCATAGAATGTCTGTGCCATGTCCGTATGACCGTTTTTAAGAATGGTATTGACCGCGATGACCGCCTGAAGGGAAAAGCGCATGGCTTTTTCCACGCCGGTAGAAGAAAGTGGGTCGAGAGAGAAAGCGGCCTCACCCAGGCGGATGTAGTTAGCCTGCCAGGGAGAGGTATGCGCGTAGGTCAGTACCGTACATGTCTGCAGCTCGCTGATGTGCCAGCGGCTGGCCGCCTGCTGAAATAATTGCGTCCGGGACAGGAGGTCATGGAATACCTGGGGAACGTTACTGCCTCTTAGCTCCGCCGGATCGATGAAGGCAATGGTCCTGAATTGTTCGTCTGCGGTAGGAGAGCCCCAGATCCAGCCTTTTTCTGTTGCCTCCACCAATGTATCGCCCGGCATGAGATGTGCCGGTAAATGGCTCCATATTGCGACTGTAGGGGGGGCTGTGAGCACCCTGTTCTGCATATGGTTGCCCCTGCGACCGCGGGCATCGAGAATAAACCGGCTATGGACGGTGATAATGCGGGCGTCCTGGCGGAGCTGCGACTGCCAGCCGGCATTCGTCTGTTTGCAGGATTCAAAACGGGCGGGTTGATATAGTGCCAGTCCGCGTTCTACTGCCAGGTCGAGCAGGTCCTTGTCGAGCTGTCCTCTGTCGACCATCACGCCCGGGCCGCGTTGCGGGGCGCTGACGGTTTGTGGTGTGGTGGTGTCCCATATTACCTGTGCACTCAGCTGGTGCAGGTAATTGTGTCGGGTAAGCAGGCCGGCGGCATCCAGGTAGTCAAAAATGTTCCTGATGCCGGGTGATAGGGATTCGCCGATCTGCGGGCGGGGAAAGGGTTCACTTTCAGCCAGCGCCACTTTGTGGCCGAGGGCGAGCAGGCGTAATGCAGCGCAGGTACCTGCGGGGCCAGCTCCAATGATAAGCACGTCAATTGTTTGTTCCGGGGTCATAATATGTTTGAATAGCTACTTGTACCAATGGGGCGCCATTCTGGCGATCCTTTCGTGGGCCTGGATGGTGTAGTGCAGCCATCCGCGGATATAGTCGCAGGCGTTACGGCCTCTTTCCAGTACCTCGTGGTGACAACCGCCTCCGCAAAGGTACCTGGCCCAGCACCGGCTACAGGGCTCCTGGTTATGTACATGCCTTGAGGCTAACCAGTTGTTCTGTAAGGTAGGATTTATTCCGTTTAGAAGATCACCCATATGGCCTGCCGGTTCATTGACGAAGCGATGGCAGGCTGATAGCTCACCGTCGGCGGATACGCCCATATAGCCTGCGCCTGCGCCACAGGGATAAGGCCTGTGGGTGCCTTTGGCAATTTCTTTCAATGCATTGACCATATTGAGGAAGGGAAAGCGTTTACCCATGATGACATGCTGCTCAAAGAGCAGGCCGCAGGCTATCATACCCTGCAACATCTGCTCCAGGTCATCTTTGGACATTTCACCTTTGCCACTGCTGGAACGCAGTAAGGGCGAAAAGCCGACACTATGAAAACCCATGTCTATAAACTCCTGCAGGGTCTTGGCAAGCTCCATGTTAGCTGGTGTGACCGTTACGCGGGCAGATACCTGCATCCTGCGCTGGGTAGCCAGCAATGGCCGGATCTTTTCAATGATCTGCTGATAGGTGCCTGCGCCATTCTTCAGGGGGCGCAGCTGGTCATGCTGGTTGCCGATGCCATCAAGACTGATGGTGACCGCAAAACCGTATGCTTCAAAGAAGGCTGCATCATCTTCCTTTAGCAGGGTGCCATTGGTGGTCAGGGAGAAATTTACCTGTACATCTTTCTGACGGCCCTGTTCAAACGCATATACTGTGGCATCTCTCAATGCTTTCCTGTTAATGAGCGGTTCGCCGCCCAGGAAAGTGACCTGTACCTTGCTGCCAGGTATACAATCTTTGAGTAAGAGGTCTATGGATTGCCGGGCAATATTGGCCGTCATGTTTTTCGTCGGCCCACCAAAGTCGCCCTGGTCTGCATAGCAGTAGGTGCAGCCCATGTTGCATTTCTGGGCAATAGCCAGCGAGAGCGCATATGTCTTCGGACTTTTCAGTGGTTCGTCGTTAATGAGTACGGGCATATCCAGCCCGAGGGAGATCAGCTCACCAGCGATACCTGCTTCATCCTGTAGCTCCAGCAGTTGCTGCATGCGTGCTTCAATGGCGGGTGGGATGTTGTGAAGGCGACTGCCATTCACAACAAACAACTGGGTATCGCCGGCAGTAGGCACCAGGTGTACCTGCGGTGATCGTGGCGTCGATTTTTTATTGATATGGGAGGCTAATTCACCGGCAATTATTGCCAGTGAATCAGCCCCGCTATGTAGTGTTGCTGCAGGAGACATTATTTATCGATTAATGAAGGATTGGGATGTACCTGCGTACCGGGTTTAACGGCTTTATCGCTGTTTTGTTCGTTGTTATTGCCGGAGGTGGATGGAGATGCTACCGCATCGCGGCCATTGATAATAAAACTCAGTTCTCCCTGCCAGTCCTTGAAAAGATCATCATAAGAAAAGAGGCGGGAATCTGAGCGGTTATCTGGCACATATTCTCCAGTGCGTCGTTTGGCCAGCCACATATCGCCGTGACTCAGGCCGTCTTCGCCTGGTTCCACATTGACATAGTCAGGCCGGCTGGCCGCCCAGTAATAACATGCGCATTCCCGGTAGTCGTTCTGCCAGGGAGCACAGAGGCCATGCGTCAGTTCTCCGGGACTGACGATGGTAGGCGACAGGGCAGCTGTATTGGGCGTCAGATAGCTGTTGACGGTAAGGGAGAATACAGGATATTTTACGGTATCAGTCAGATCGTCTTTCGTGACCAGTACCGGTAAGGTAGCTTCTCCCGCCGTAAACTGCGCCTGCACGGTTTGTCCGGGCGTCAGTTTAAAACCGGCAATAAGATTGGACCATTCCATAAAGGCAGCGCCATGCGGATTCTCTTTCGTCATCAGGTGAACATTGTCGCCTCCGGGAAACACCGGCCCCTCGCCGCGTACCATGGTAGGATGCCCGTTCACGGCTACCAGCCGCCGGCCTTTGAGATTGAAGCCGGTCGTATCGTCGAGCACATAGTTGTCATTTTCACTCATGGTAACGTTCTGGAAAGTATGTCGCCACAGGTTCCTGAAGTCAAACTCGAGCCCCGGGAAGCAGTTGGAAATGGCAGCTCTTGGCAGTACGCTGTATGGATTGCCGGCACCGCGGTAGTGCAATTGAGCGATGAGGTCATCTGCCTTCAATGGCTGGCCCGGCACAGGTGGTGCAGGTGGAGGAGGCGTCGTGCTGCCACCCGTCTGGAACATGGCATTGGAAGCCGCCTGTATCACACTGTGGATCATCCGGTGGGTGAGTGTCAGCGCTCTTCCGTCAGCACCCCTCATGAGGCCCGGCATTTTACGACGCTCTGAGTCTGAGAGGTCGCCGATCTTATGCGGCTTGCGGAGTGCGGAGGCAAACCAGGTGGCGGCGCCGGTGCTTAACCCGTTAAAGACCCTTTCATGCAGGGTACGAAGGGCCAGGTTGTCGACGATGGAGCTGGCCATAATAGGTTCATACAGGCGGCCAAAATCGTTGGTGTCCTGTCTTACCATAGTGCTGGCCACATTTTCCCTCCCATTAATGGGGTTACCGTTCATGACAGCAGTATTCATGAGCGTTATGGATTCAAAGGCGCGGCGAACGATTTCCTCCGCTACTTCAATAGGTACTTCCTTGTCAGGTTCTGTACCGAGGATGATCTGTTCCAGTTCGTCAGATACTGCGCGGATAGGCAGGATATCGGGCGCAAAAGCCGGCGGACCAGCCACTATGTGCGCGGTAGCAACGAGTGGTGTAAGATTGTTATCACCGGGCTGCAGGGTGGCAGTGACTATACCGTCACATTCATCGTCCAGGTACCCCCAGCTTACCTGGTCGCCCTTCGCAGTGCTGTAACCTGCAAATATCTGTGCGGGCATGGTATAGTTGGGATTGAACTTCGCTGACTCGCTGTATCCCTGCCAGCTACCTTTTGCAGGATCATATAATACTTGTGCTTCACTGGTAATGACCGGATCATTGGTTGGGGGAGCGCCCTCACTTTCTATTCTCTTTGTGGAAGATCCGTATACATTACCGGCGGCTGGTGTGAAACGGAACCTTAAGCCTGGATGGTCGTCCGATGGCTTGATAAACTGCACAGCGCCTAAGGGAAGTGTTGCCTTATCCATAAAATTCTGGCATTCTCCAATTAGCCTGTACACATAGGAATCTTTGATATTATCCACGGTGGCGATGATCTTGTCTTTGACATCGCCTGTTCTGCGGAATAATTTCAGGTTGCCGACAGTAACGGACCAGCTGATATTATCAAGACTAAGGCCCGCGCTCTGCAGCAGGGATGTTGTAAGTGGAACGAGCATGTCCGGGTTGTCGGAAGTAATAGCAAAGAGTTCCAGGAAAGGTGCTACCGGGCGAATGTAGCCATCACTTTGCGCCGGATGCTTGAATTCGATGTGATCCGGCACACTGGCGCTGACGGTATGTTGAAGATTATCGATAGTGAATGTTTCCTGCGGTACTATTTGTCTGAAACCAAGGGGTTGATTGTCTGGTATTACAAGGTCATATGCGTCAACCGGCAGGGGGGAAGCGCCCAGACGCCCTATTGCGATGGGAGGTAGGATACGGATTTCTTTGATTTGCATAACGTTTGTTTTTACTGATTAGTTAACAGCTGCAGATGTTTGTCAGCTCTTCTATTACCTGCAGAAGTTTTGCATCTGCTTCCAGCAGCGAATAGAGATAGCGGTGATTGCGCTCGGGGGATTGGCTCAGCAATGTCTGGATAAGCGGTGCTGATGCCTGTATGAGGTCTCTGTGCGCGCGCCACCTGTTATGCTCTCCGGCGGGTAATGACAGGGTATATGGTACCAGGAAAGGTGGACCGGCATACTTGGTATTGGCGTCGATCGTACCAGGATCCTGCTCCAGGGGCAGTTGTACCATTACAGCGGCAATACTGCGCAGGTTGTACATTTCACCGAAAGTGGAATTGATGATCATACCGCGGGGAGAAATGGCGCCGGCATTGTTGAAGCCATTGTCCAGCACAAAACTATGTGTCAGGAAATTCAGCAGCATCCGGTAGCGGAGATTGAACAGGTGCCCCCAGTTCTGTGCTTCTATATTGGTGATGATGTCGATTTCTTCATCGGCGTTCTGACCTTCAGAAGGGGATGAGTCCGGATCGTCCGAATTGGAGGGTATCTCCGGATTGACGGCCAGGTTACGGGAGAAAGACCAGGTGTTATCCGGATTTATCTCCTTTAGTTTATTATATACATCCAGGAAACGCTCGAAGTGTGAAGGCTGTGCACCTTTAGCGTGTGTAGGGGCTTCCCCCTGTTCTGCAATTTCGGTAATGGCGTTGTAGGCGTCATCTCTGCTGGCCAGTGGCATGACAAGAACATCAGGACTACCCGGCAGGGATCCTTTCATGGTATTACCCCTGTGGCCACCCTGGTAACCCCGGCCCCATTCATCAAACTTGGCCTGGAAAGGATAGGTCTCTGCCTGAAAGGCGTCGTCCGGAATGACTTTCGGATCATTGATCAGTTTACGGAGCACCTCAAACAGCGCGGCCACTGTATTGGGATGAGGGACTTCCTGTTTAACAAGGTTAACAATTTCTATCGCGACAGGATCGTCGCTTTCCAGCCAGCTGGGAGGTGCTTCAGCATACACATATTTTGCGAGTGATCCCATGGATAGCGGCTCCAGCTTGAAGGGGAAAGGATAAAAGGGCGTGTCCCATGGATAGTCCTGCCTTTCGAAGTGTAATGGAGCGCCTATCAGCTTCAATACATTCTGAACAGAAATGAAATGCCCCATTTCCTCTTTGGCAATACCGAGTATGACCTCCTGTATCCTGCGCACATCATCCTGATGTTCTTCCGGCACCTGTGGACCGCCAAGACTATAGGCAGCGTAGAGGTACTGCAGCATCAGGCCATGTTCTATCTCTGCGTCGATGCACAGTAGAAAAGACACATAGTCTTTGCCGTTAAATTCAGGGGGGATTACAATAGGAGCTTCATCAGCTTCAAAGGTGGAGTATTCCATCGGCTGGATTCCCTTCCCTGTGAATTGGACGGACTTTAACGCTTCTGTCCGCATCTGATTGAGTTGCGCTCTTTTAAATACGGGTCCAAGGTAACGTTCGAAATTACGTTGCATGATCAGTAGGTGTTTAGAATAGTTAGTGAGTCGGTGTGGAATGAAACAATAGCAAAGTTTACCTGCAGTGCTGCGGGTTTCACATGATCTGTTTGGTAATAGTTATTTTGTCAGTTTGTAATTGTACAAGAATGTGCCGGTCAATTCGAGGTCTTTTTAAAGATAAATACTTTTTCCGGAGCTGTCAAAATGAATTTTAAATACGGATGAAAACATATATATACTTTCCGATGCATTTACACTTTGAAGAAATATCAAACCAGTTGATATTTCCCATTGATGACACCATTGCATTGCGTGTATATCCGCGACCCTAAATAAAATGTTTCTCATTCCTGATCCACAAACAACTGCTGCAATCGCGCCAATGTTTCTTTCTCCGGTTGCTTCCACATACCGCGTTGGATGGCCTCCAGCATACGCTCTGTCATGTCTTTCAATGCCCAGGGATTAACTTGCTCTATAAACTGCCTGTTCTCTTCATCGAAGAGATATGCCTGTGTGATACCCTCGTACATGAAATCGTCCACGAGGTCGGTAGTGGCATCATAAGCAAACAGGTAATCCATGGTGGCCGCCATTTCAAAAGCACCTTTGTAGCCGTGTCGTTTCACGCCCGCGATCCACTTTGGATTGACTACACGGGAACGGTAAACTTTCAATAGCTCCTGTTTCAGACTTTTTACCCTTGGACTTTCCGGGCGTGCATGATCTCCGAAATAGATGGAAGGTTGCCCGCCTTTGATGGTCTGCACGGCATTCGCCAAGCCTCCCTGGAACTGGTAATAGTCGTCGGAGTCGAGTATATCATGTTCCCTGTTATCCTGGTTATGCATGACCACCTGTATATCAGACAGGCGTTTCTCGAATACTTCATGTGCCGATTCACCGATACGGTCTGCTCCATAGGCATAACCGCTCCAGTTGATATATACCTTTGCCAGGTCTTCCCGCGATTGCCAGTTCTTCTCATCGATTACGGCCTGCAAACCTGCACCGTAAGCGCCTGGTTTGGAACCAAACACCCTGAACAATGCACGCTTATGCGCCTTTTCCTCACCCAGTCCTTTGGACTGCCATTCCTGTTTTTCCTGCAGGAAGCGTTTTCTGATGGGATTCTGTTCAAAAGGCTCTTCCAGTTGCGCTACTTTTTCAACAGCCGCATTAAAGATGGAAATGACATCAGGAAAGGCATCTCTGAAGAAGCCGGAGATGCGGAGCATCACGTCTACTCTTGGGCGACGCAGGGTGATGAGCGGAATGATCTCAAAATCGCTCACCCGCCTATTGGCTGTCTGCCATACAGGTTTTACACCCATCAGTGCCAAAGCCTGTGCGATGTCATCACCACCGGTACGCATAGTGGAAGTGCCCCAAACTGATAGTCCGATCGATTCGGGATAGTCTCCGTGTTCCTGAAGATACCTGTCGATGATCAGGTTGGAGCTCTTCACACCCAGGTTGTAGGCGGTTTGTGTAGGGATCGCACGCACGTCTACTGAAAAAAAGTTCCGTCCCGTAGGCAGTACATCCAGGCGTCCGCGTGTAGGCGCGCCCGAACTGCCGGAAGGTACATAACAACCATTCAGCCCCTGCAGGAGGTTGGTGATTTCCCCGCGGGTAGCCTGTATTTTAGGTAATGTATTGTCGCGGATGAACCTGCAGTATTCACTGCTAAGCGGATATTGTCCGGGAATGTCGGCGCCGTTAAGCATGTCACTGATCAGCGTTTTAGCCAAATCTTCCAACAAGGCTATTACATCGCCATTGATCCGGCATGCTGCGAAGGCAGTATGCTGGTCACGCGCTTTGAAAGCCACCTGGTAGTCACAATTCAGCGGGTCTAATGGCAGGCCCAGATCTTTTGCCAGTACTTGTGTGATGCCCAATCTGCCTGCTACAGGT from Chitinophaga filiformis carries:
- a CDS encoding ferritin-like domain-containing protein — its product is MQRNFERYLGPVFKRAQLNQMRTEALKSVQFTGKGIQPMEYSTFEADEAPIVIPPEFNGKDYVSFLLCIDAEIEHGLMLQYLYAAYSLGGPQVPEEHQDDVRRIQEVILGIAKEEMGHFISVQNVLKLIGAPLHFERQDYPWDTPFYPFPFKLEPLSMGSLAKYVYAEAPPSWLESDDPVAIEIVNLVKQEVPHPNTVAALFEVLRKLINDPKVIPDDAFQAETYPFQAKFDEWGRGYQGGHRGNTMKGSLPGSPDVLVMPLASRDDAYNAITEIAEQGEAPTHAKGAQPSHFERFLDVYNKLKEINPDNTWSFSRNLAVNPEIPSNSDDPDSSPSEGQNADEEIDIITNIEAQNWGHLFNLRYRMLLNFLTHSFVLDNGFNNAGAISPRGMIINSTFGEMYNLRSIAAVMVQLPLEQDPGTIDANTKYAGPPFLVPYTLSLPAGEHNRWRAHRDLIQASAPLIQTLLSQSPERNHRYLYSLLEADAKLLQVIEELTNICSC
- a CDS encoding radical SAM/SPASM domain-containing protein; translation: MSPAATLHSGADSLAIIAGELASHINKKSTPRSPQVHLVPTAGDTQLFVVNGSRLHNIPPAIEARMQQLLELQDEAGIAGELISLGLDMPVLINDEPLKSPKTYALSLAIAQKCNMGCTYCYADQGDFGGPTKNMTANIARQSIDLLLKDCIPGSKVQVTFLGGEPLINRKALRDATVYAFEQGRQKDVQVNFSLTTNGTLLKEDDAAFFEAYGFAVTISLDGIGNQHDQLRPLKNGAGTYQQIIEKIRPLLATQRRMQVSARVTVTPANMELAKTLQEFIDMGFHSVGFSPLLRSSSGKGEMSKDDLEQMLQGMIACGLLFEQHVIMGKRFPFLNMVNALKEIAKGTHRPYPCGAGAGYMGVSADGELSACHRFVNEPAGHMGDLLNGINPTLQNNWLASRHVHNQEPCSRCWARYLCGGGCHHEVLERGRNACDYIRGWLHYTIQAHERIARMAPHWYK